From the genome of Zingiber officinale cultivar Zhangliang unplaced genomic scaffold, Zo_v1.1 ctg112, whole genome shotgun sequence, one region includes:
- the LOC122035806 gene encoding uncharacterized protein LOC122035806 yields the protein MARAALAWSMSTAPPKYGGKGESSRVVILGGTGRVGGSTAVALSKLCPSLQLIIAGRNREKGAAVVSKLGKNARFVEIDIENTSMLETTLEEAELVVHAAGPFQQAEKCTVLEVAISTKTAYLDVCDDTNYAQRTKSFHSKALAAGIPAVTTGGIYPGVSNVMAAELVRSVKSEDAGEPERLRFFYYTAGSGGAGPTILATSFLLLGENVIAYNKGEMIKMKPYSGALNIDFGKGIGKRDVYLLNLPEVRSAYDILGVPTVSARFGTSPFFWNWGMQAIVNFVPVETLRDRSKVQQLVQIFDPLVRAIDGIAGERVSMRVDLELPDGRSRIALFSHKKLSVSVGYSIAAFALAILEGSTQNGVWFPEEPEGIAIDARKLLLERASQGTLNFVMNKAPWMIETDPKEIGLGIYV from the exons ATGGCGCGAGCTGCCCTCGCGTGGTCCATGTCTACCGCTCCCCCGAAATACGGCGGGAAGGGTGAGAGTTCCCGCGTAGTTATATTGGGCGGAACCGGGAGGGTTGGTGGTTCCACCGCCGTTGCCCTATCTAAGCTCTGCCCCTCTCTCCAACTGATTATAGCTGGAAGGAACAG GGAGAAAGGTGCTGCAGTAGTATCTAAACTTGGCAAGAATGCAAGGTTTGTTGAAATTGACATAGAGAACACAAGTATGTTGGAGACAACATTAGAAG AAGCCGAACTGGTGGTCCATGCAGCTGGGCCCTTTCAACAAGCAGAGAAGTGCACAGTCTTAGAAGTTGCAATATCTACAAAG ACAGCATACCTTGATGTATGTGATGATACAAACTATGCCCAGAGAACAAAATCTTTCCATTCAAAAGCATTAGCTGCTGGCATTCCAGCTGTTACAACTGGTGGAATTTACCCAGGAGTGAGCAATG TTATGGCTGCTGAGTTAGTGCGCTCTGTCAAATCTGAAGATGCTGGTGAACCAGAGAGGCTGAG ATTTTTTTACTACACTGCAGGTTCAGGAGGTGCAGGCCCAACAATATTGGCAACAAGCTTTTTGCTACTCGGAGAAAATGTTATTGCTTATAACAAAG gtgagatgattaagatgAAACCATATAGTGGAGCTCTCAACATTGACTTTGGGAAAGGGATAGGAAAAAGGGATGTCTACTTACT GAACTTGCCTGAGGTTAGGAGTGCTTATGACATTTTGGGTGTGCCAACTGTAAGTGCCCGATTCGGTACATCTCCCTTCTTCTGGAATTGGGGAATGCAAGCGATTGTAAACTTTGTTCCTGTT GAAACACTAAGAGATAGAAGTAAAGTCCAACAGCTAGTTCAGATATTTGATCCTTTGGTGCGAGCTATTGATGGCATTGCAGGAGAGCGAGTATCAATGAGG GTTGACTTAGAACTACCGGATGGAAGGAGCAGAATTGCTTTGTTCTCTCACAAAAAACTTTCAGT ATCGGTGGGATATTCAATAGCTGCTTTTGCACTCGCAATTCTAGAGGGGAGCACACAAAATGGCGTCTGGTTTCCAGAGGAG CCTGAGGGGATAGCCATTGATGCAAGAAAATTGCTGCTTGAACGTGCATCCCAAGGAACATTAAATTTTGTGATGAACAA AGCTCCATGGATGATTGAGACTGATCCGAAGGAGATTGGACTAGGTATATATGTATGA
- the LOC122035807 gene encoding phosphatidylinositol 4-phosphate 5-kinase 6-like encodes MFRDNQLVKAWESIRKTNTAQQDQKQQQQPHHTRRRSVDAGGSMSVLPNDDQLDVSSSDTAAPSSPVNNDGTTAVYHAERLLSTGDFYTGQWCGGVPHGQGKYLWTDGCMYEGEWQHGKTMGKGKFSWPSGATYEGEFKGGFMDGYGTYIGALGDTYRGTWSMNLKHGHGVKSYASGDYYDGEWRCGVQDGHGRYVWKNGNEYVGRWRAGIVDGRGTLVWANGNRYDGGWEDGVPKGNGNFRWADGGLYIGYWSKENGNLQQKGVYHPSPTASSPTARDPFTIFTADFGDCKVSNIEDVSILPSQKRPNWAGMEADNLEQKKAAWRSSKAEDLQARRRRASSETEASAGVTPRGHTGHHASTISEIGRTSGFWSVDDLVNGCDGENKEGSTNSVDEFQAKQAKKQGETISKGHKNYELMLNLQLGIRHAVGKLPEPKSLDLKASSFDPKEKIWTRFPPEGTKHTPPHPCSDFRWKDYCPLVFRTLRKLFQVDPADYMLSICGNDALRELSSPGKSGSFFYLTNDDKYMIKTMKKSEGKVLLRMLPAYYNHVRSFENTLVTKFFGLHCVKLTGATQRKVRFVIMGNLFRSHYSIHRRFDLKGSSHGRTTDKPESEIDENTTLKDLDLNFIFRLQKSWFQEFHKQVDRDCELLEQERIMDYSLLVGVHFREASASQETEVSDEVSNTGNEATRLSRADMDQLLCDPTRWASIKLGSNMPARVESIVRKNDPECFANLEPTGEFQDVILYFGIIDILQDYDISKKLEHAYKSFQYDPTSISAVDPRQYSKRFRDFIYKVFTEEA; translated from the exons atgttcagggacaACCAGCTCGTCAAGGCTTGGGAGTCCATCCGCAAGACTAATACTGCTCAGCAGGATCAGAAGCAACAACAACAACCGCACCACACTCGTCGCCGCAGCGTCGACGCCGGCGGGTCCATGTCGGTTCTCCCAAACGACGACCAGCTCGACGTGTCGTCCAGTGACACCGCCGCCCCGAGTAGTCCCGTGAATAACGACGGAACGACTGCTGTCTACCACGCCGAGCGTCTTCTCTCCACCGGCGATTTCTACACCGGCCAGTGGTGCGGCGGCGTGCCCCACGGCCAGGGCAAGTACCTCTGGACCGACGGGTGCATGTACGAAGGCGAGTGGCAGCACGGCAAGACGATGGGAAAGGGCAAGTTCTCGTGGCCCTCCGGCGCCACCTACGAAGGCGAGTTCAAGGGCGGGTTCATGGACGGCTACGGCACCTACATCGGCGCGCTCGGCGACACCTACCGCGGCACTTGGTCCATGAACCTCAAGCACGGCCACGGCGTGAAGTCCTACGCCAGCGGCGACTACTACGACGGCGAGTGGCGATGCGGCGTGCAAGATGGACACGGGCGGTACGTGTGGAAGAACGGGAACGAGTACGTGGGGCGGTGGCGCGCCGGCATCGTCGACGGCCGCGGCACGCTCGTGTGGGCCAATGGGAATCGGTACGACGGCGGATGGGAAGACGGCGTTCCCAAAGGGAACGGCAACTTCAGGTGGGCCGACGGAGGACTTTACATCGGGTACTGGAGCAAGGAGAACGGCAACCTCCAGCAGAAAGGTGTCTACCATCCATCTCCGACGGCTTCCTCTCCGACGGCCCGAGATCCCTTTACCATCTTCACGGCCGACTTCGGAGATTGCAAGGTGTCCAACATCGAGGACGTGTCTATTCTGCCATCCCAAAAGAGGCCGAATTGGGCGGGCATGGAAGCTGATAATTTGGAGCAAAAGAAAGCGGCCTGGCGTTCCTCTAAGGCAGAGGATCTCCAGGCGAGGCGGCGGCGAGCGTCCTCCGAGACAGAGGCGTCCGCCGGGGTGACGCCGCGAGGTCACACCGGCCACCATGCTAGCACCATTAGTGAGATTGGAAGAACGAGTGGATTTTGGTCCGTGGATGATCTTGTTAACGGTTGTGACGGGGAGAATAAAGAAGGATCGACAAATTCAGTTGATGA GTTTCAGGCTAAGCAGGCCAAGAAGCAAGGTGAGACAATATCCAAAGGGCATAAGAACTACGAACTGATGCTCAATCTCCAGCTCGGAATCAG GCATGCAGTAGGAAAGCTTCCTGAACCCAAGTCACTCGACCTCAAGGCCTCTTCGTTTGACCCTAAAGAAAAGATATGGACGAGGTTTCCACCAGAAGGAACCAAACACACACCTCCACACccctgtagtgacttcaggtggAAAGACTACTGCCCTCTAGTTTTCAG GACACTTCGTAAGCTGTTCCAGGTTGATCCAGCTGATTATATGCTATCAATATGTGGAAATGATGCTCTGCGAGAACTTTCATCTCCTGGGAAAAGTGGAAGCTTTTTTTACCTGACAAATGATGATAAATATATGATCAAAACAATGAAGAAATCAGAAGGAAAA GTGCTTCTAAGGATGCTTCCGGCATACTACAATCATGTTCGATCTTTCGAAAACACTCTGGTGACCAAGTTCTTCGGATTGCATTGTGTCAAGCTGACCGGAGCTACTCAAAGAAAG GTTCGATTCGTCATAATGGGGAACCTCTTCCGCTCTCATTACTCAATCCATAGACGCTTCGACCTCAAGGGATCATCTCATGGTCGCACAACAGACAAGCCTGAATCAGAGATCGATGAGAACACTACTCTCAAAGACCTTGATCTGAATTTTATATTTCGTCTACAAAAGTCTTGGTTCCAGGAATTTCACAA GCAAGTCGATCGAGACTGTGAGCTTTTAGAGCAAGAGAGAATTATGGATTACAGTCTCTTGGTGGGAGTTCATTTTAGAGAGGCATCAGCCTCCCAAGAAACTGAGG TTTCTGATGAGGTATCTAACACCGGTAATGAAGCTACTCGTCTTTCTAGAGCTGATATGGATCAACTTCTCTGTGACCCAACAAG GTGGGCATCGATAAAATTAGGCTCGAATATGCCGGCTagagttgaatcgatagtgagaaaAAATGATCCGGAATGTTTTGCGAATTTGGAACCAACAGGAGAGTTTCAAGATGTGATTTTGTATTTTGGCATTATAGATATTCTCCAAGACTACGACATCAGCAAAAAGCTTGAACATGCTTACAAATCCTTTCAGTATGATCCAACCTCTATATCAGCTGTTGATCCTAGACAATACTCGAAGCGATTTCGCGACTTCATTTATAAAGTGTTCACAGAAGAAGCCTAA